In Marisediminicola antarctica, one DNA window encodes the following:
- the rpsB gene encoding 30S ribosomal protein S2 produces MAVVTIRQLLDSGVHFGHQTRRWNPKMKRFILTERSGSHIIDLQQSLVHIDKTYDYVKETVAHGGTILFVGTKKQAQGSIAEQAQRVGQPYVNQRWLGGLLTNFQTVSKRLARMKELEELDFDDTTKGFTKKELLIKKRELIKLNRSLGGIRNLTKTPSAIWIVDTKKEHLAIDEAHKLGIPVIAILDTNCDPDDVQYPIPGNDDAIRSVGLLTRIIADAAAEGLIQRHQKPEEGAAPVEPLAAWEAELLGQAEAAAETPAAEAPAAEAPAAETPAAEAPAAETPAAEAPAADAPTAEAPVAEVAADLPVEENDADAVAAEHEATADETVVPEHHVESDEAAEAKIEADAAEAEKAPASKPAPKKPAAKTAAAETK; encoded by the coding sequence ATGGCCGTTGTAACCATCCGCCAGCTGCTCGACAGCGGCGTTCACTTCGGACACCAGACTCGCCGCTGGAACCCCAAGATGAAGCGATTCATCCTGACGGAGCGCTCGGGTAGCCACATCATCGACCTGCAGCAGTCGCTCGTGCACATCGACAAGACGTACGACTATGTCAAGGAGACGGTCGCCCACGGCGGCACGATTCTCTTCGTCGGTACGAAGAAGCAGGCACAGGGATCCATCGCCGAGCAGGCGCAGCGCGTGGGCCAGCCCTACGTCAACCAGCGCTGGCTCGGTGGGCTCCTCACCAACTTCCAGACCGTGTCGAAGCGCCTCGCGCGCATGAAGGAGCTCGAAGAGCTCGACTTCGACGACACCACAAAGGGCTTCACCAAGAAGGAACTGCTCATCAAGAAGCGTGAGCTCATCAAGCTCAACCGCAGCCTTGGTGGTATCCGCAACCTGACGAAGACCCCGTCCGCGATTTGGATCGTCGACACCAAGAAGGAGCACCTCGCGATTGACGAGGCGCACAAGCTCGGCATCCCGGTCATCGCGATCCTCGACACCAACTGCGACCCCGACGACGTTCAGTACCCGATCCCGGGTAACGACGACGCGATCCGTTCCGTCGGCCTGCTCACCCGCATCATCGCGGACGCGGCAGCCGAGGGCCTGATCCAGCGCCACCAGAAGCCCGAAGAGGGAGCAGCTCCCGTCGAGCCGCTCGCGGCCTGGGAAGCAGAGCTTCTCGGCCAGGCCGAGGCCGCTGCCGAGACACCCGCTGCCGAGGCGCCTGCTGCCGAGGCGCCTGCTGCCGAGACACCCGCTGCCGAGGCGCCTGCTGCCGAGACGCCTGCTGCCGAGGCGCCTGCAGCCGACGCGCCGACTGCCGAGGCCCCCGTCGCCGAGGTTGCTGCCGATCTCCCCGTCGAGGAGAACGACGCGGATGCCGTTGCCGCCGAGCACGAGGCCACCGCCGACGAGACCGTCGTCCCCGAGCACCACGTTGAGTCCGACGAGGCCGCCGAGGCGAAGATCGAAGCCGACGCAGCCGAGGCAGAGAAGGCCCCCGCCTCCAAGCCCGCCCCGAAGAAGCCTGCAGCGAAGACCGCTGCAGCCGAGACCAAGTAA
- a CDS encoding M23 family metallopeptidase, with protein sequence MIELLKCREDAACGPRMPGRVQSVFVPLSSLVARPFRLSGFALVLALVALAVSPDGRPAAGAAGAAPQWLWPVGPPYVVSRPFVAPATTYAAGHRGIDIRVDAVTEPGPGAELGARGSREVIAPADGVVHFVGTVVDRPVLSLRHPGGLVSSFEPVDSGLVEGQPVSAGDVVGTVRVDAATPAHCPTPCLHFGVRLHGDYVSPLNFLGGIARSVLLPTRELR encoded by the coding sequence ATGATCGAACTGCTCAAGTGCAGGGAGGATGCGGCGTGCGGGCCGCGGATGCCGGGACGGGTGCAGTCTGTCTTCGTGCCGCTCTCGTCGCTCGTCGCCAGGCCATTCCGGCTTAGTGGCTTTGCGCTCGTGCTCGCGCTCGTTGCGCTGGCGGTCTCCCCAGACGGGCGACCGGCGGCGGGGGCAGCGGGGGCGGCACCCCAGTGGCTCTGGCCCGTGGGGCCGCCGTATGTCGTCTCCCGTCCGTTCGTCGCGCCGGCGACGACCTATGCTGCGGGACACCGCGGCATCGACATTCGCGTCGATGCCGTGACGGAGCCCGGTCCGGGCGCGGAACTCGGCGCGAGAGGCAGCAGGGAGGTTATTGCCCCTGCCGACGGGGTGGTCCACTTCGTCGGCACGGTGGTCGACCGACCGGTGCTGTCGCTCCGGCATCCGGGCGGCCTCGTGTCGAGCTTCGAACCGGTGGACTCCGGCCTCGTCGAGGGACAGCCGGTGTCGGCTGGCGACGTCGTCGGCACCGTGCGTGTCGATGCCGCCACGCCCGCACACTGCCCGACACCGTGCCTGCACTTCGGGGTGCGATTGCACGGCGACTATGTGTCGCCGCTCAACTTCTTGGGGGGCATTGCGCGCTCGGTGCTCCTGCCGACCCGGGAGTTGCGGTGA
- a CDS encoding tyrosine recombinase XerC, protein MLLTRALEDFAAHLELERGFSAHTVRAYRSDLGGFVAFAAAQGVDAVAEVTLELLRDWLWLGSQDGVSKATLARRSAAVRGFTAWLARSGSVPGDAATRLRAPKPDRHLPRVLTRDQIDVVLAALAVRARSGDANSLRDVAVVELLYASALRVSEVTGLDVGDVDLGSLTVRVMGKGAKERIVPFGVPARRAIEAWLDEGRQRLLADFAQRAERGESVARAVSVARAVSVAPAGSVARAEPAERPALFLGPRGGRLGTRAVYRLVAELLDGLPGGGPAGPHTLRHTAATHLLDGGADLRAVQEMLGHASLGTTQIYTHVSTERLTASYRSAHPRA, encoded by the coding sequence ATGCTTCTGACGCGTGCGCTCGAGGATTTCGCGGCACACCTCGAACTGGAGCGAGGCTTCAGCGCACACACCGTGCGTGCCTACCGGTCCGATCTCGGTGGATTCGTCGCGTTCGCGGCTGCGCAGGGAGTGGATGCCGTGGCGGAGGTCACGCTCGAGCTCCTCCGCGACTGGCTGTGGCTCGGGTCGCAGGACGGGGTGTCCAAGGCGACGCTCGCCCGCCGATCGGCCGCAGTCCGAGGCTTCACCGCGTGGCTCGCGCGGAGCGGGTCGGTGCCGGGCGATGCAGCCACACGACTCAGAGCGCCGAAACCCGACCGGCACCTTCCGCGGGTGCTCACGCGGGATCAGATCGATGTGGTGCTCGCCGCGCTCGCCGTGCGGGCCAGGTCGGGCGACGCGAACAGCCTCCGGGATGTCGCCGTCGTGGAACTTCTCTATGCCTCGGCCCTTCGCGTGAGCGAGGTGACCGGACTCGACGTTGGCGACGTCGACCTCGGCTCTCTCACGGTGCGCGTCATGGGTAAGGGAGCAAAGGAGAGAATTGTGCCATTCGGGGTGCCCGCCCGCCGCGCGATCGAGGCCTGGCTCGACGAGGGGCGCCAGCGGCTGCTGGCGGACTTCGCCCAGCGCGCGGAGCGGGGCGAATCTGTTGCGCGTGCCGTCTCTGTTGCGCGTGCCGTCTCTGTTGCGCCTGCCGGCTCTGTCGCGCGTGCCGAGCCCGCCGAGCGCCCCGCCCTATTCCTCGGGCCCCGAGGGGGGCGACTCGGGACTCGCGCCGTGTACCGGCTCGTGGCGGAGTTGCTCGATGGGCTTCCTGGTGGCGGCCCGGCCGGGCCGCACACCCTGCGCCACACGGCGGCGACACATCTGCTCGACGGCGGCGCTGATCTCAGGGCGGTACAGGAGATGCTCGGCCATGCGAGCCTCGGCACGACCCAGATCTATACGCATGTATCGACGGAGCGGCTCACGGCAAGTTATCGATCGGCGCATCCGCGGGCCTGA
- a CDS encoding phosphodiesterase: MIQLGQHPPPVHTIAHISDTHFLAGGALLYGSVETEENLRQALGQLERSGIRPEALVFTGDLADLGEPDAYQRLRAIVEPAAARLGAEVVWVMGNHDERLQYSSGLFDIEATEAPQDRVYDIGGLRIISLDTTVPGFHHGQLTDGQLDWLADVLKVPAPHGTLIALHHPPVPTPLLWAMEMLELEAQDRFAAVVAGTDVRAILGGHLHFSTHSTVAGVPVSVAAATCYTLALTEKDRLLSGIDSGQSFNIVHVYEDRVVHSIVPVGDTTEITGFSAEHRAVIEAMTPEQRRQMFSNKKSRFNLGEGV, translated from the coding sequence GTGATCCAACTCGGCCAGCATCCGCCTCCCGTGCACACCATCGCGCACATCAGCGACACCCATTTCCTTGCCGGCGGAGCGCTGCTGTATGGCTCTGTCGAGACCGAGGAGAACCTGCGGCAGGCGCTCGGACAGCTCGAGCGATCCGGCATCCGCCCCGAGGCCCTCGTGTTCACCGGCGACCTCGCTGACCTCGGCGAGCCTGACGCGTACCAACGGCTGCGCGCGATCGTCGAACCCGCAGCGGCACGGCTCGGGGCCGAGGTCGTCTGGGTGATGGGCAACCACGACGAACGTCTGCAGTACTCGAGCGGGCTGTTCGACATCGAGGCCACCGAGGCCCCCCAAGACCGGGTTTACGACATTGGCGGCCTGCGCATCATCTCGCTCGACACCACGGTGCCCGGATTCCACCACGGTCAATTGACCGACGGCCAGCTGGACTGGCTCGCCGATGTGCTGAAGGTGCCCGCCCCCCACGGAACCCTCATTGCCTTGCACCACCCGCCCGTCCCGACCCCGCTGCTCTGGGCGATGGAGATGCTCGAGCTGGAGGCCCAGGACCGCTTCGCCGCGGTTGTGGCCGGAACTGACGTGCGCGCGATCCTCGGCGGACACCTTCACTTCTCCACCCACAGCACCGTTGCGGGAGTGCCCGTTTCGGTCGCGGCCGCGACCTGCTACACGCTCGCACTCACCGAGAAGGACCGTCTGCTGTCGGGCATCGACTCCGGCCAGTCCTTCAACATCGTGCACGTCTACGAGGACAGGGTCGTGCACTCGATCGTCCCCGTCGGAGACACCACCGAGATCACCGGCTTCTCCGCCGAGCATCGCGCCGTGATCGAGGCGATGACGCCCGAGCAGCGCCGGCAGATGTTCTCCAACAAGAAGTCGCGATTCAACCTGGGCGAGGGCGTGTAG
- a CDS encoding MMPL family transporter, translated as MRRLTTFITARATSWIVLVVALLGTAALFAIGPGTTSESAPGPGLPDTAESVQVSELQTTLPSADATSALLVFSRDGDSLTDDDLAAVGEAATDLSALSRDGFVPPPTLSDDSTAAIVVVPLEIADNIDSQSERAAELREIANAPLPDGLTALLTGAEGFEVDLSAVFDGADFTLLLTTVIVVAILLIVTYRSPWLWIVPLVVIGTADGLAGIVAARVASLIGITLDASVTGILSVLVFGAGTNYALLLIARYRDELRLIADRRHAMEKALRGAGPAIIASGSTVVLSLLTLLFAELTGNRALGIACATGILVAMIFALIVLPPTLLLFGRGLFWPYVPKFGSEDRSARGVWGRLGRFVSLRPIAVAIVGVLVLGGLALGATQVQTGLAQTERFIQAPEAVQGQRVIADSFAAGSGSPTAVIVNAEYADEAAGVAAVVDGVDSATVGDGDGEITQVNVVLSAAAETEEAFDVVRELRTELGSIEGADALVGGLDAQALDVSEATRADQNLVIPLILVLVLIVLMILLRAILAPVILLVTVVGSYFASLGASWLLFQTVFDFPALDTNVVLLSFLFLVALGVDYNIFLVTRANEEARTLGTRDGMIRALAATGGVITSAGILLAAVFAVLGVLPLITLTQIGIIVCVGVLLDTLLVRTVIVPALAFIAGDRFWWPRRLHPTAPGVAVADAGLARPDRSSEPSVR; from the coding sequence ATGCGTAGGCTAACGACATTCATCACCGCGCGGGCGACGTCCTGGATCGTACTCGTCGTGGCTCTCCTCGGTACGGCGGCCCTGTTCGCGATCGGTCCGGGAACGACCTCCGAGTCGGCCCCGGGGCCGGGGCTTCCCGACACCGCAGAATCGGTGCAGGTGAGCGAGCTGCAGACGACCCTGCCGAGCGCCGACGCCACCTCGGCGCTGCTCGTGTTCAGTCGCGACGGTGATTCACTGACCGACGACGACCTCGCCGCTGTGGGGGAGGCCGCGACCGATCTTTCCGCACTCTCCCGCGACGGATTCGTGCCTCCACCGACCCTCTCTGACGACAGCACCGCAGCGATCGTCGTTGTGCCGCTCGAGATCGCCGACAACATCGACAGCCAGAGCGAGCGCGCCGCCGAGCTGCGCGAGATCGCGAATGCCCCCCTCCCCGACGGACTGACGGCTCTGCTTACAGGTGCAGAGGGCTTCGAGGTGGACCTCAGCGCAGTCTTCGACGGCGCCGACTTCACCCTGCTGCTGACCACCGTGATCGTCGTCGCGATCCTGCTCATCGTGACCTACCGCAGCCCGTGGCTGTGGATCGTCCCGCTGGTCGTGATCGGCACCGCCGACGGACTCGCAGGCATCGTCGCGGCGCGCGTTGCATCCCTCATCGGGATCACCCTCGATGCCTCCGTCACCGGTATCCTCTCCGTGCTCGTCTTCGGTGCCGGCACGAACTACGCCCTGCTGCTGATCGCGCGCTATCGCGACGAACTTCGGCTCATCGCCGATCGCCGCCACGCGATGGAGAAAGCCCTCCGTGGCGCCGGCCCCGCGATCATTGCCAGCGGGTCGACCGTAGTGCTGAGCCTGCTGACACTGCTGTTCGCCGAGCTCACCGGCAACCGGGCCCTCGGCATCGCGTGCGCCACCGGCATCCTCGTCGCCATGATCTTCGCCCTGATCGTGCTCCCGCCCACGCTCCTGCTGTTCGGCCGAGGCCTATTCTGGCCCTACGTTCCGAAGTTCGGCTCCGAGGACCGCTCCGCCCGAGGAGTGTGGGGGCGTCTGGGTCGATTCGTGTCGCTGCGCCCTATCGCCGTCGCGATAGTCGGCGTGCTCGTTCTTGGGGGCCTCGCGCTCGGTGCGACCCAGGTGCAGACCGGGCTCGCGCAGACCGAACGCTTCATCCAGGCGCCCGAGGCAGTGCAGGGCCAGCGAGTCATCGCGGATTCCTTCGCTGCGGGCAGCGGGTCGCCGACAGCGGTAATCGTCAACGCCGAGTACGCCGACGAGGCCGCGGGGGTGGCAGCGGTGGTCGACGGCGTCGACTCCGCGACCGTGGGGGACGGCGACGGGGAGATCACTCAGGTCAACGTCGTGCTGTCAGCGGCCGCGGAGACCGAGGAGGCGTTCGACGTGGTTCGGGAGCTGCGTACCGAGCTCGGCTCGATCGAGGGGGCGGATGCTCTTGTCGGCGGCCTCGACGCGCAGGCCCTCGATGTGTCCGAGGCCACTCGGGCCGATCAGAACCTCGTGATCCCGCTCATTCTGGTGCTCGTGCTGATTGTGCTGATGATCCTTCTGAGGGCGATCCTCGCTCCGGTGATCCTGTTGGTAACGGTTGTCGGCTCGTACTTCGCGAGCCTCGGGGCAAGCTGGCTGCTCTTCCAAACCGTGTTCGATTTCCCTGCGCTCGACACCAACGTCGTCCTTCTGAGCTTCTTGTTCCTGGTCGCCCTCGGGGTGGACTACAACATCTTCCTGGTCACGAGGGCGAACGAGGAGGCCAGGACACTCGGCACCCGCGACGGCATGATCCGTGCGCTTGCGGCGACAGGAGGTGTGATCACGAGCGCGGGAATCCTGCTCGCGGCGGTCTTCGCGGTTCTCGGGGTCCTGCCGCTCATCACCCTCACCCAGATCGGGATCATCGTCTGCGTCGGTGTGCTGCTCGACACGCTCCTCGTGCGCACCGTCATCGTGCCTGCGCTCGCGTTCATCGCCGGCGACAGGTTCTGGTGGCCGAGGCGGCTGCACCCTACGGCGCCCGGCGTCGCCGTAGCGGATGCCGGTCTCGCGCGGCCCGACCGATCGAGTGAACCATCCGTGCGGTAG
- a CDS encoding MarR family transcriptional regulator translates to MQDAPDSRLGAVGAVDVDSVRTDRRAGPVARVREASLLLREILDLTVDLEADVGAELDVNRRDFEAMQHLVMSGPLSPTEIARRLDVSTAAATVIVDRLAAVGHATRQPHPTDRRGVLVVPNPASVERAMARILPLISGVDGVLDDFTVDEQGVIAQYLTRVVGVYRAQLPPRS, encoded by the coding sequence ATGCAAGACGCTCCCGACTCCCGCCTCGGCGCTGTCGGCGCTGTCGATGTCGATTCCGTCAGGACGGACCGCCGCGCGGGGCCCGTCGCCCGCGTGCGCGAGGCGAGTCTGCTGCTCCGGGAGATCCTCGACCTGACCGTCGACCTCGAGGCCGACGTCGGTGCGGAACTCGACGTCAATCGGCGCGACTTCGAAGCGATGCAGCACCTCGTGATGAGCGGCCCGCTGAGCCCAACCGAGATCGCCCGCCGCCTCGACGTGTCCACTGCGGCTGCGACGGTGATCGTCGACCGGCTTGCCGCGGTCGGCCATGCAACGCGTCAGCCACACCCGACTGACAGGAGGGGAGTGCTCGTGGTGCCGAACCCGGCGTCGGTCGAGCGTGCAATGGCGCGCATTCTTCCCCTTATATCTGGCGTCGACGGGGTGCTCGACGACTTCACCGTCGACGAACAAGGCGTGATCGCTCAGTACTTGACACGGGTCGTGGGCGTATATCGGGCGCAACTACCGCCGCGAAGCTAG
- the dprA gene encoding DNA-processing protein DprA: MTMFGLKAAVVAPLIRSLGRDDFTVEEILDRFARATWTGIAEPGDRVAGLLVELLGAPAALTAVIDRWGVDRIVGAVAERSGIRADDSRTPAGLLEANGLTVADLVAAQQRWQPRAASQAALVALRQAGRYGVRLLVPGDPEWPVGVDDLGAHAPLALWLRGRSETLATAGSSIALVGARAATGYGEHVAMEASAGLVDRGYTIVSGAAYGIDGMAHRAALASSGETIAFLAGGVDRFYPSGHDGLLSRIVESGAVVSELPCGSPPTKWRFLQRNRLIAAASLATVVLEAGWRSGSLNTAGHAAALGRPLGAVPGPVTSAASAGCHRLIRDFDAVCVTNADEMAELAPRPSVVSKGPGRGERVGVDLGGGSGRGSGGEGGSGGGRANGGSRGNGGSRGNGSETPDVGGQSVARSGVDVPERAESAERTRVVDALSARSPRAVGDIAARAGLSAAQVQAVLGLLELEGRAARRERGWVRGAA, encoded by the coding sequence ATGACCATGTTCGGGCTCAAGGCGGCCGTCGTTGCGCCGCTCATTCGCAGTCTTGGCCGGGATGATTTCACAGTGGAGGAAATCCTCGATCGTTTCGCGCGGGCCACCTGGACCGGGATTGCCGAACCGGGGGACCGCGTCGCTGGCCTTCTTGTTGAGTTACTCGGCGCGCCAGCCGCACTGACTGCCGTGATCGATCGATGGGGCGTCGATCGGATAGTGGGCGCCGTCGCGGAGAGGTCAGGTATTCGGGCCGACGACTCACGCACTCCCGCCGGGCTTCTCGAGGCCAACGGGCTCACCGTCGCCGATCTCGTCGCGGCGCAGCAGCGGTGGCAACCCCGGGCGGCGTCTCAGGCGGCGCTCGTGGCACTTCGCCAGGCAGGCCGGTACGGCGTCCGGCTGCTCGTGCCCGGCGACCCGGAATGGCCCGTGGGGGTCGACGATCTCGGGGCTCACGCGCCCCTCGCGCTGTGGCTGCGCGGGCGCTCGGAGACGCTAGCAACGGCGGGCAGCTCGATTGCGCTTGTCGGGGCCAGAGCCGCCACGGGATACGGCGAGCACGTGGCAATGGAGGCGTCTGCAGGTCTCGTTGACCGCGGCTACACCATCGTCTCCGGGGCGGCGTACGGGATCGACGGGATGGCGCACCGGGCGGCGCTGGCGAGTTCGGGGGAGACGATCGCGTTCCTCGCCGGCGGGGTGGACCGCTTCTATCCGAGCGGCCACGACGGGCTCCTCTCACGGATCGTCGAGTCCGGCGCGGTGGTGTCGGAATTGCCGTGCGGGTCGCCGCCGACCAAGTGGAGGTTCCTGCAGCGCAATCGACTAATTGCCGCAGCGAGCCTCGCGACGGTCGTTCTCGAGGCGGGTTGGCGGTCGGGGTCGCTCAACACGGCCGGGCACGCGGCCGCGCTGGGGCGTCCTCTCGGCGCCGTGCCGGGCCCTGTCACGTCGGCGGCCTCGGCCGGGTGCCACCGGCTGATCCGCGATTTTGACGCCGTCTGCGTGACGAACGCCGACGAGATGGCCGAGCTCGCGCCTCGCCCCTCTGTTGTGAGCAAGGGGCCTGGCCGTGGCGAGCGCGTTGGGGTCGATCTAGGTGGTGGCAGTGGCCGTGGCAGCGGTGGGGAAGGTGGGAGCGGCGGGGGCCGGGCCAACGGTGGGAGCCGGGGCAACGGTGGGAGCCGGGGCAACGGGAGCGAGACCCCCGATGTTGGCGGCCAGTCCGTTGCCCGTTCGGGGGTCGACGTGCCCGAGCGGGCCGAGTCCGCCGAGCGCACACGCGTCGTCGACGCGCTCAGCGCACGGTCACCACGGGCAGTCGGTGACATCGCGGCTCGCGCGGGCCTGTCCGCGGCGCAGGTGCAGGCGGTGTTGGGGCTGCTCGAGCTTGAGGGGAGGGCCGCGAGGAGAGAACGCGGGTGGGTGCGGGGCGCAGCGTGA
- a CDS encoding YifB family Mg chelatase-like AAA ATPase has translation MPLGRTSAVALLGLTGEIVEVEADISSNLPGFVLIGLPDAALGEARDRVRAAATNTGCEFPARKVTVNLSPAALPKHGSGFDLAIALAILAADRLVNADSVASVVHLGELGLDGRLRPISGILPSTLAAARAGATTVMVPTGNADEAALVPGVRVVGVASLLEAAIWHGGEYTPVPVEPILRAAPMGAAGDNLDLSDIIGNDDAIEAIQVAAAGGHHMFLLGPPGAGKTMLATRLPGILPDLDADAALEVSCVRSLAGLPVGASLATRPPLEAPHHTATAASIVGGGSGVIRPGAAARANHGVLFLDEAPEFQRAVLDALRQPLESGLISIHRANSVAHFPGRFQLVLAANPCPCGQYGARDSECVCAPSARRRYLARLSGPLLDRIDIQLRVARITSATMRMADEKQRADTTTVRSRVVSARAATAERLGATPCALNSQVPGPWLRGPHARLGPSTTVSIDRALERGGLTMRGYDRVLRLAWTFADLDGAQRPTADHLGRALYLRKAISS, from the coding sequence ATGCCGCTCGGACGCACGTCGGCCGTAGCCCTCCTCGGGCTCACCGGTGAGATCGTCGAGGTTGAGGCGGACATCTCGAGCAACCTCCCCGGGTTCGTCCTCATCGGGCTGCCTGATGCGGCTCTCGGCGAGGCCCGCGACCGGGTACGGGCCGCGGCCACGAACACCGGGTGCGAGTTCCCCGCCCGAAAGGTCACGGTCAACCTCTCGCCCGCCGCCCTGCCCAAGCACGGCTCGGGGTTCGACCTGGCGATCGCGCTCGCGATCCTCGCGGCGGACCGGTTGGTGAACGCCGACTCGGTCGCGAGCGTCGTTCACCTCGGCGAGCTCGGCCTCGACGGGCGCCTGCGGCCGATCAGCGGCATCCTCCCGTCCACCCTCGCTGCCGCGCGCGCGGGCGCGACAACGGTTATGGTGCCGACGGGCAATGCCGACGAGGCCGCACTCGTGCCCGGGGTGCGCGTGGTCGGAGTCGCCTCGCTGCTCGAGGCGGCGATCTGGCATGGCGGCGAGTACACCCCTGTGCCGGTCGAGCCGATCCTTCGGGCGGCGCCGATGGGCGCGGCTGGCGACAACCTCGACCTGAGTGACATCATCGGCAACGACGACGCGATCGAGGCGATTCAGGTCGCGGCGGCGGGCGGCCACCACATGTTCCTCCTTGGGCCACCGGGCGCGGGCAAGACGATGCTCGCCACGCGTCTGCCGGGCATCCTGCCCGACCTCGACGCCGATGCCGCGCTCGAGGTGAGCTGCGTCCGCTCGCTGGCGGGGCTGCCGGTCGGTGCTTCGCTCGCGACGCGTCCGCCGCTGGAGGCCCCGCACCACACGGCCACCGCCGCCTCAATCGTCGGGGGAGGCAGCGGTGTCATCCGTCCGGGCGCCGCAGCGCGGGCGAACCACGGCGTGCTCTTCCTCGATGAGGCACCGGAGTTCCAGCGAGCGGTGCTCGACGCACTCCGCCAGCCGCTCGAGTCGGGTCTCATCAGCATCCACCGGGCCAATTCGGTCGCGCACTTTCCCGGACGATTCCAGCTTGTTCTCGCCGCCAACCCGTGCCCGTGCGGGCAGTACGGTGCACGGGACTCGGAGTGCGTCTGTGCACCGAGCGCGCGCCGCCGTTACCTCGCGAGGCTCTCCGGTCCCCTGCTCGACCGCATCGACATCCAGCTGCGAGTGGCCCGCATCACCTCAGCCACGATGCGCATGGCGGATGAGAAGCAGCGGGCGGACACGACGACCGTGCGCAGTCGGGTGGTGTCGGCCAGGGCGGCGACCGCGGAGCGGCTGGGCGCGACGCCGTGTGCGCTCAACTCGCAAGTGCCCGGGCCGTGGTTGCGCGGCCCCCACGCGCGGCTCGGTCCATCGACGACGGTGTCCATCGACCGAGCACTCGAACGCGGCGGCCTCACCATGCGCGGGTACGACCGGGTGTTGCGCCTCGCATGGACTTTTGCCGACCTTGACGGCGCACAGCGACCGACGGCCGACCATCTCGGTCGAGCCCTGTATCTCAGAAAGGCGATTTCGTCATGA
- a CDS encoding YraN family protein, whose amino-acid sequence MAAKDDLGKRGELLAVAFLVDAGYDILDRNWRCRQGEIDVVALDGDETVFVEVKTRSSIAFGHPLEAITMQKLARLRRLAAAWCGEHPGVRRRIRIDAIAIIAPLGGPVQFEHVRSVF is encoded by the coding sequence ATGGCGGCGAAGGACGATCTCGGCAAACGCGGCGAGCTTCTCGCGGTTGCGTTCCTCGTCGACGCCGGCTACGACATCCTCGACCGCAACTGGCGGTGCCGGCAGGGCGAGATCGACGTCGTCGCGCTCGACGGCGATGAGACCGTCTTCGTCGAGGTGAAGACGCGGTCGAGCATTGCCTTCGGGCATCCGCTCGAGGCGATCACGATGCAGAAGCTCGCCAGGCTCCGGCGGCTCGCAGCGGCGTGGTGCGGAGAACATCCCGGCGTCCGTCGCCGCATCCGCATCGACGCGATCGCCATCATCGCGCCGCTCGGAGGCCCCGTGCAGTTCGAGCATGTGAGAAGTGTCTTCTGA
- a CDS encoding CHY zinc finger protein — translation MVLAPVVHGRKVDGETRCVHYSTALDVVAIRFRCCDRYYPCYSCHAEDETHPVLRWPREKWQENAILCGVCRTELSIDSYRAATVCPACGAGFNPGCATHFPLYFEE, via the coding sequence ATGGTTCTGGCTCCAGTTGTCCACGGCCGGAAGGTCGACGGCGAGACCCGCTGTGTGCACTACAGCACGGCACTGGATGTCGTCGCGATCCGGTTCCGCTGTTGTGACCGCTACTACCCCTGCTATTCCTGCCACGCCGAGGACGAGACACATCCGGTGCTGCGCTGGCCGAGGGAGAAGTGGCAGGAGAACGCGATCCTCTGCGGGGTCTGCCGCACGGAACTGAGCATCGACTCGTACCGCGCGGCGACCGTGTGCCCCGCCTGCGGCGCCGGGTTCAACCCGGGCTGTGCGACGCACTTCCCGCTGTATTTCGAGGAGTAG
- a CDS encoding DUF2469 family protein, whose translation MDDDEFEDYDREVELALYREYRDVVSQFRFVVETERRFYLANEVELVRQDTEHDFYFELTMNDVWVWDVYRSDRFVKSVRVLTFKDVNVEELSAKELELPKELALDE comes from the coding sequence ATGGACGACGACGAATTCGAAGACTACGACCGTGAGGTCGAACTGGCCCTGTACCGCGAATATCGCGATGTGGTGTCCCAGTTCCGTTTCGTCGTGGAGACCGAACGCCGCTTCTATCTGGCCAACGAGGTCGAACTCGTCCGCCAAGACACCGAGCACGACTTCTACTTCGAACTCACGATGAACGACGTGTGGGTTTGGGATGTCTACCGGTCCGATCGCTTCGTCAAGTCCGTGCGCGTGCTGACCTTCAAGGACGTCAACGTGGAGGAGCTCTCGGCCAAGGAGCTCGAGCTGCCGAAAGAACTCGCGCTCGACGAGTAG